The following are from one region of the Strix uralensis isolate ZFMK-TIS-50842 chromosome 4, bStrUra1, whole genome shotgun sequence genome:
- the LGALS3 gene encoding galectin-3, with protein sequence MSDGFSLSDALSTGNNPNPSAPPPQGWPSWGNQPGPGGFPAYPGPPGTYPGSPAAPGTYPGAPGAYPGAPGAYPGAPGAYPGAPGAYPGGPAGQGAYPGAPGAFPGAPAGPGPYSAPGQPPSGPGFGPPPPQGGPAPPLKVPFELPLQTGLVPRMLITITGTVNPNPNRFSLDFKKGNDVAFHFNPRFKEDNRKVIVCNSMFQNNWGKEDRTAPRFPFEAGKPFKLQILCEVDHFKVAVDDAHLLQYGFREKRLNEITKLCIAGDITLTSVTPTMI encoded by the exons ATGTCAGACGGCTTCTCT TTATCTGACGCCTTGTCCACCGGCAACAACCCGaacccctctgcccccccaccccaaggctGGCCCTCCTGGGGGAACCAGCCAGGTCCTGGGGGGTTCCCAGCGTACCCTGGCCCTCCCGGGACCTATCCTGGCTCACCAGCAGCACCGGGGACCTATCCTGGAGCACCAGGAGCATATCCTGGAGCACCCGGAGCATATCCCGGAGCACCGGGAGCGTATCCAGGAGCACCGGGAGCATATCCAGGAGGACCAGCAGGACAGGGAGCGTATCCCGGAGCACCTGGAGCATTCCCTGGAGCACCAGCAGGACCAGGGCCCTATTCTGCCCCAGGACAACCGCCCAGTGGCCCTGGATTTGGGCCCCCTCCTCCGCAGGGGGGACCGGCTCCTCCGCTG AAAGTGCCCTTCGAGCTGCCGCTGCAGACAGGACTTGTCCCTCGGATGCTCATAACCATCACGGGGACCGTCAACCCCAACCCCAACAG GTTTTCGCTGGATTTCAAGAAAGGGAATGATGTCGCCTTCCACTTTAATCCCCGCTTTAAGGAGGACAACAGGAAAGTCATCGTCTGCAATTCAATGTTCCAGAATAACTGGGGAAAGGAGGACAGGACAGCTCCTAGGTTTCCGTTTGAAGCTGGAAAACCCTTCAAG CTCCAGATCCTTTGCGAGGTGGATCACTTCAAGGTGGCAGTGGATGACGCTCACTTGCTGCAGTACGGCTTCCGCGAGAAGAGGCTGAACGAGATCACCAAACTCTGCATTGCTGGGGACATCACCCTCACCAGCGTCACGCCCACCATGATATAA
- the MAPK1IP1L gene encoding MAPK-interacting and spindle-stabilizing protein-like: protein MSGTDDFSLADALPDQSPAKTSKVSSTKPGQQPGQPPQGWPAASNPWNNPSAPPAAPTGLPPNTSASSVPFGPPPTGMYPSMPPGPPAPFPPPPTGPSCPPPGGPYPPPTVPGPVPPGQYPPPNMPFPELPRPYGGPTEPAAPPAPVGPWGSMPSGAWGPTMGGQYPAPSMPYPPPGPYSAPTQTPGAAPTVPWGTVPPGTWGPSPPGPFPPPAGSYPAPGLYPTPPNPFQVPSGPAGAPSMPGGPHPYR, encoded by the exons ATGTCTGGAACTGATGATTTTTCG TTGGCAGATGCTTTACCAGATCAGTCGCCTGCTAAAACCTCCAAAGTGAGCAGCACAAAACCTGGTCAACAGCCTGGCCAGCCACCGCAGGGTTGGCCAGCAGCTTCGAATCCGTGGAACAACCCAAGCGCTCCCCCCGCGGCGCCAACCGGACTGCCACCCAATACGTCCGCTTCCAGCGTGCCATTCGGACCTCCGCCAACGGGAATGTATCCTTCAATGCCCCCGGGACCGCCTGctccatttcctcctcctcctactggaccctcctgccctcctcctggTGGTCCATATCCACCCCCAACTGTGCCAGGTCCTGTCCCACCAGGGCAATATCCTCCACCAAATATGCCCTTTCCAGAGCTTCCAAGACCTTATGGTGGTCCAACAGAGCCAGCTGCACCTCCTGCTCCCGTTGGGCCATGGGGATCCATGCCCTCTGGAGCATGGGGACCAACAATGGGAGGGCAGTATCCTGCACCTAGCATGCCATATCCACCCCCAGGGCCATATTCCGCTCCTACCCAGACTCCAGGGGCTGCGCCAACAGTACCATGGGGTACGGTCCCACCTGGAACGTGGGGACCTTCACCGCCAGGTCCATTTCCTCCACCCGCAGGATCATATCCAGCTCCAGGACTCTATCCTACGCCCCCTAATCCTTTTCAAGTGCCATCTGGTCCTGCTGGTGCTCCATCAATGCCTGGTGGTCCCCAT CCTTACCGTTGA